Proteins encoded by one window of Vanacampus margaritifer isolate UIUO_Vmar chromosome 17, RoL_Vmar_1.0, whole genome shotgun sequence:
- the thrap3b gene encoding thyroid hormone receptor-associated protein 3b isoform X4 yields MAPYSPTRSNSRSKSRSRSVSRSQSRSRSRSRSRKRRYSSRSRSRSRSRTPMSYRNYPSRDYQNNRGYNNRGYNRGYRRPFHFRGRNRGYYPRGHYQNRGGGGYGYKSNWQGGGGGGGGGGGWHDRKRDQDNRSHSPRRGRSRSHTPNKRSPSRSHSRHSDRSSSEQSQRSRASSSSRSRSSTPCPRNKGKPSSKITKEKQVESQAEKPSGEGNVIEKASGGKWIDYDTGRGGSEAAQKEEAAAGDGTPKSAHATSYGGFGFFSKEDAKSGEKMVISAAFKKFLAENKSKKQAGEKEDGNDSEKGSTEREQEKGIKSGDIFSISVPFNDPKEDKTMPFFDEEEEEFLKSHGLKDRDGEEDGAGKSNPTPRDMYGKWGDEPTYSTSYPLPKEKSRKDEDAETLDKMVEEMYQSRKHSKKEEKAKKKEKKEKEKEKEKNKRSPSPAVTSKGKDKPLFPGAFPRDDSPARLASSREDFEQRIASLEDMPSSSISKNRLTARDLVNPKKDSEFRSIFQNIQSAQLRSSPAELFAQHIVSIVHYIKAQHFTSSDMTLSERFAMYQRKAAEVEMKPRKSPEIHRRIDVSPSAFKRHSHLFEDMDEASFKDSSKKFKGDTMDLRLDIERRKRFAGKDYRREAGRSPGGSQERSSEKSGKHHKKSKKGKKKRDRSPSSSSSSSSPSPFPAAQPPFRKEYMGDGPDHFEEGFPHTRYPPRDYSGHPRDFEGQHMERGRGRGFVSDWLVCSALACHSGTDVSSCNFLSLWSHSRLHFSALFLLGNAKEHYVDDNDDSILLSPCTS; encoded by the exons ATGGCGCCATACTCACCAACCCGCTCCAACTCCAGATCCAAGTCCAGGTCTAGATCTGTATCCAGGTCTCAATCTAGAAGCCGCTCTCGCTCAAGATCCAGAAAACGCCGTTACAG CTCTCGGTCTCGTTCCCGCTCTCGATCCCGCACTCCTATGTCCTACCGAAATTATCCCTCCCGGGACTATCAGAACAACCGTGGCTACAACAACCGCGGGTACAACCGTGGCTACCGAAGGCCGTTCCACTTTCGCGGAAGAAATCGAGGCTATTACCCTCGCGGTCACTATCAGAACAGGGGAGGCGGCGGCTATGGCTACAAGTCCAACTGGCaaggcggcggtggcggcggcggcggaggcggaGGCTGGCACGACCGCAAGCGTGACCAGGACAACCGCTCCCACAGCCCGCGGAGGGGGCGCTCACGCTCCCACACGCCGAACAAGCGCTCGCCCAGCCGCTCGCACTCCCGTCACTCGGACCGCTCGTCCTCCGAGCAGTCCCAGCGTTCCAGGGCCTCCAGCTCCTCCAGGTCGCGCTCCTCCACCCCGTGTCCCCGCAACAAGGGCAAACCCAGCTCCAAGATTACAAAGGAGAAGCAAGTAGAGAGTCAGGCGGAGAAGCCGTCAGGGGAAGGCAACGTCATCGAGAAGGCGTCAGGAGGTAAATGGATCGACTACGACACAGGCCGAGGCGGCTCCGAGGCGGCTCAGAAGGAAGAAGCTGCGGCGGGCGACGGTACCCCCAAGTCGGCACACGCAACCTCCTATGGCGGCTTCGGCTTCTTCTCCAAGGAGGATGCCAAATCTGGAGAAAAGATGGTGATCTCTGCTGCCTTCAAAAA GTTCTTGgctgaaaacaaaagcaaaaagcagGCAGGTGAAAAGGAGGATGGTAACGATAGCGAAAAGGGCAGCactgagagagagcaagagaaggGCATCAAGTCCGGAGACATCTTCAGCATCTCCGTTCCCTTTAATGACCCCAAGGAGGACAAGACCATGCCGTTCTTcgatgaagaagaggaggagttcCTCAAGTCTCACGGCTTGAAAGACAGGGACGGCGAGGAGGACGGTGCGGGCAAATCCAACCCCACACCTCGAGATATGTACGGGAAGTGGGGCGACGAGCCAACCTATTCCACCTCCTACCCGTTGCCCAAGGAGAAAAGTCGCAAAGATGAGGATGCGGAGACCTTGGATAAAATGGTGGAGGAGATGTATCAGAGCCGCAAGCACAGCAAGAAAGAGGAGAAGGCTaagaaaaaggagaagaaagagaaggagaaggagaaagaGAAGAACAAAAGGAGTCCGTCCCCGGCCGTGACGTCCAAAGGCAAGGACAAGCCGCTCTTCCCTGGGGCCTTCCCTCGCGACGATTCTCCCGCACGGCTGGCCTCATCCAGAGAGGACTTTGAACAGAGGATTGCTTCTTTGGAGGACATGCCAAG CTCCTCCATATCCAAGAATCGTCTCACGGCAAGAGATCTGGTGAATCCCAAGAAAGATTCGGAGTTCCGCTCAATCTTCCAGAATATTCAGTCCGCCCAGCTTCGCAGCAGCCCGGCCGAGCTGTTTGCGCAACACATAGTGTCTATTGTGCATTACATCAAAG CTCAGCACTTCACCTCCTCAGACATGACTTTAAGTGAGCGCTTCGCCATGTACCAAAGAAAAGCGGCAGAGGTAGAAATGAAGCCAAGGAAGAGCCCAGAAATCCACAG GAGAATTGATGTTTCCCCCAGTGCCTTTAAGAGGCACTCTCACCTGTTTGAGGATATGGACGAGGCAAGTTTCAAG GATTCAAGCAAAAAGTTCAAAGGGGACACGATGGACCTTCGCCTGGACATTGAAAGGCGTAAGAGGTTTGCCGGCAAGGACTACAGGCGCGAGGCAGGCCGGAGCCCCGGAGGCTCCCAAGAGAGATCCTCTGAGAAATCTGGGAAGCACCACAAGAAATCCAA gaaaggaaagaagaagCGCGATCGCTCGCCATCCTCGTCTTCGTCCTCGTCCTCTCCGTCCCCGTTCCCGGCCGCGCAGCCGCCTTTCCGCAAGGAGTACATGGGAGACGGGCCGGACCATTTTGAGGAGGGCTTCCCCCACACACGCTACCCTCCGCGGGACTACAGCGGCCACCCACGGGATTTTGAGGGCCAGCACATGGAAAGAGGCCGAGGCCGCGGATTCGTAAGTGATTGGCTCGTTTGTTCTGCGCTTGCTTGTCACTCAGGTACTGACGTCTCATCTTGTAATTTTCTATCCTTATGGAGTCACAGTCGACTGCACTTCTCTGCTCTGTTCCTACTTGGTAATGCTAAGGAACATTATGTGGATGATAATGATGACTCTATCTTACTTAGTCCTTGCACCTCATGA
- the thrap3b gene encoding thyroid hormone receptor-associated protein 3b isoform X3 translates to MAPYSPTRSNSRSKSRSRSVSRSQSRSRSRSRSRKRRYSSRSRSRSRSRTPMSYRNYPSRDYQNNRGYNNRGYNRGYRRPFHFRGRNRGYYPRGHYQNRGGGGYGYKSNWQGGGGGGGGGGGWHDRKRDQDNRSHSPRRGRSRSHTPNKRSPSRSHSRHSDRSSSEQSQRSRASSSSRSRSSTPCPRNKGKPSSKITKEKQVESQAEKPSGEGNVIEKASGGKWIDYDTGRGGSEAAQKEEAAAGDGTPKSAHATSYGGFGFFSKEDAKSGEKMVISAAFKKFLAENKSKKQAGEKEDGNDSEKGSTEREQEKGIKSGDIFSISVPFNDPKEDKTMPFFDEEEEEFLKSHGLKDRDGEEDGAGKSNPTPRDMYGKWGDEPTYSTSYPLPKEKSRKDEDAETLDKMVEEMYQSRKHSKKEEKAKKKEKKEKEKEKEKNKRSPSPAVTSKGKDKPLFPGAFPRDDSPARLASSREDFEQRIASLEDMPSSSISKNRLTARDLVNPKKDSEFRSIFQNIQSAQLRSSPAELFAQHIVSIVHYIKAQHFTSSDMTLSERFAMYQRKAAEVEMKPRKSPEIHRRIDVSPSAFKRHSHLFEDMDEASFKDSSKKFKGDTMDLRLDIERRKRFAGKDYRREAGRSPGGSQERSSEKSGKHHKKSKKGKKKRDRSPSSSSSSSSPSPFPAAQPPFRKEYMGDGPDHFEEGFPHTRYPPRDYSGHPRDFEGQHMERGRGRGFFPRMRGRGWNRGNYPGNNNNNSNGNPANINPQGRPPEEEWDPEYTPKSRKYYLHDDRDGEKTWVDNRGRGRASFAPRRGRFMYRKGGSSPKWAHDMFQNAEQPEMGDDNIEAEVKDGKNTDEGLKS, encoded by the exons ATGGCGCCATACTCACCAACCCGCTCCAACTCCAGATCCAAGTCCAGGTCTAGATCTGTATCCAGGTCTCAATCTAGAAGCCGCTCTCGCTCAAGATCCAGAAAACGCCGTTACAG CTCTCGGTCTCGTTCCCGCTCTCGATCCCGCACTCCTATGTCCTACCGAAATTATCCCTCCCGGGACTATCAGAACAACCGTGGCTACAACAACCGCGGGTACAACCGTGGCTACCGAAGGCCGTTCCACTTTCGCGGAAGAAATCGAGGCTATTACCCTCGCGGTCACTATCAGAACAGGGGAGGCGGCGGCTATGGCTACAAGTCCAACTGGCaaggcggcggtggcggcggcggcggaggcggaGGCTGGCACGACCGCAAGCGTGACCAGGACAACCGCTCCCACAGCCCGCGGAGGGGGCGCTCACGCTCCCACACGCCGAACAAGCGCTCGCCCAGCCGCTCGCACTCCCGTCACTCGGACCGCTCGTCCTCCGAGCAGTCCCAGCGTTCCAGGGCCTCCAGCTCCTCCAGGTCGCGCTCCTCCACCCCGTGTCCCCGCAACAAGGGCAAACCCAGCTCCAAGATTACAAAGGAGAAGCAAGTAGAGAGTCAGGCGGAGAAGCCGTCAGGGGAAGGCAACGTCATCGAGAAGGCGTCAGGAGGTAAATGGATCGACTACGACACAGGCCGAGGCGGCTCCGAGGCGGCTCAGAAGGAAGAAGCTGCGGCGGGCGACGGTACCCCCAAGTCGGCACACGCAACCTCCTATGGCGGCTTCGGCTTCTTCTCCAAGGAGGATGCCAAATCTGGAGAAAAGATGGTGATCTCTGCTGCCTTCAAAAA GTTCTTGgctgaaaacaaaagcaaaaagcagGCAGGTGAAAAGGAGGATGGTAACGATAGCGAAAAGGGCAGCactgagagagagcaagagaaggGCATCAAGTCCGGAGACATCTTCAGCATCTCCGTTCCCTTTAATGACCCCAAGGAGGACAAGACCATGCCGTTCTTcgatgaagaagaggaggagttcCTCAAGTCTCACGGCTTGAAAGACAGGGACGGCGAGGAGGACGGTGCGGGCAAATCCAACCCCACACCTCGAGATATGTACGGGAAGTGGGGCGACGAGCCAACCTATTCCACCTCCTACCCGTTGCCCAAGGAGAAAAGTCGCAAAGATGAGGATGCGGAGACCTTGGATAAAATGGTGGAGGAGATGTATCAGAGCCGCAAGCACAGCAAGAAAGAGGAGAAGGCTaagaaaaaggagaagaaagagaaggagaaggagaaagaGAAGAACAAAAGGAGTCCGTCCCCGGCCGTGACGTCCAAAGGCAAGGACAAGCCGCTCTTCCCTGGGGCCTTCCCTCGCGACGATTCTCCCGCACGGCTGGCCTCATCCAGAGAGGACTTTGAACAGAGGATTGCTTCTTTGGAGGACATGCCAAG CTCCTCCATATCCAAGAATCGTCTCACGGCAAGAGATCTGGTGAATCCCAAGAAAGATTCGGAGTTCCGCTCAATCTTCCAGAATATTCAGTCCGCCCAGCTTCGCAGCAGCCCGGCCGAGCTGTTTGCGCAACACATAGTGTCTATTGTGCATTACATCAAAG CTCAGCACTTCACCTCCTCAGACATGACTTTAAGTGAGCGCTTCGCCATGTACCAAAGAAAAGCGGCAGAGGTAGAAATGAAGCCAAGGAAGAGCCCAGAAATCCACAG GAGAATTGATGTTTCCCCCAGTGCCTTTAAGAGGCACTCTCACCTGTTTGAGGATATGGACGAGGCAAGTTTCAAG GATTCAAGCAAAAAGTTCAAAGGGGACACGATGGACCTTCGCCTGGACATTGAAAGGCGTAAGAGGTTTGCCGGCAAGGACTACAGGCGCGAGGCAGGCCGGAGCCCCGGAGGCTCCCAAGAGAGATCCTCTGAGAAATCTGGGAAGCACCACAAGAAATCCAA gaaaggaaagaagaagCGCGATCGCTCGCCATCCTCGTCTTCGTCCTCGTCCTCTCCGTCCCCGTTCCCGGCCGCGCAGCCGCCTTTCCGCAAGGAGTACATGGGAGACGGGCCGGACCATTTTGAGGAGGGCTTCCCCCACACACGCTACCCTCCGCGGGACTACAGCGGCCACCCACGGGATTTTGAGGGCCAGCACATGGAAAGAGGCCGAGGCCGCGGATTC TTCCCCAGAATGAGAGGGCGAGGATGGAACAGGGGCAATTACccaggcaacaacaacaacaacagcaatggCAACCCTGCCAACATTAATCCTCAAGGGCGCCCCCCAGAGGAGGAATGGGATCCTGAGTACACACCCAAGAGCAGGAAGTATTACTTG cACGATGACCGCGATGGCGAGAAAACCTGGGTGGACAACCGCGGGCGGGGCCGGGCGTCCTTTGCCCCCCGCCGGGGGCGTTTCATGTACCGCAAGGGAGGCAGCAGCCCCAAGTGGGCCCACGACATGTTCCAGAACGCGGAGCAGCCCGAGATGGGCGACGACAACATCGAGGCGGAGGTTAAAGATGGCAAGAATACTGACGAAGGCCTGAAATCCTAA
- the thrap3b gene encoding thyroid hormone receptor-associated protein 3b isoform X1, with amino-acid sequence MAPYSPTRSNSRSKSRSRSVSRSQSRSRSRSRSRKRRYSSRSRSRSRSRTPMSYRNYPSRDYQNNRGYNNRGYNRGYRRPFHFRGRNRGYYPRGHYQNRGGGGYGYKSNWQGGGGGGGGGGGWHDRKRDQDNRSHSPRRGRSRSHTPNKRSPSRSHSRHSDRSSSEQSQRSRASSSSRSRSSTPCPRNKGKPSSKITKEKQVESQAEKPSGEGNVIEKASGGKWIDYDTGRGGSEAAQKEEAAAGDGTPKSAHATSYGGFGFFSKEDAKSGEKMVISAAFKKFLAENKSKKQAGEKEDGNDSEKGSTEREQEKGIKSGDIFSISVPFNDPKEDKTMPFFDEEEEEFLKSHGLKDRDGEEDGAGKSNPTPRDMYGKWGDEPTYSTSYPLPKEKSRKDEDAETLDKMVEEMYQSRKHSKKEEKAKKKEKKEKEKEKEKNKRSPSPAVTSKGKDKPLFPGAFPRDDSPARLASSREDFEQRIASLEDMPSSSISKNRLTARDLVNPKKDSEFRSIFQNIQSAQLRSSPAELFAQHIVSIVHYIKAQHFTSSDMTLSERFAMYQRKAAEVEMKPRKSPEIHRRIDVSPSAFKRHSHLFEDMDEASFKDSSKKFKGDTMDLRLDIERRKRFAGKDYRREAGRSPGGSQERSSEKSGKHHKKSKKGKKKRDRSPSSSSSSSSPSPFPAAQPPFRKEYMGDGPDHFEEGFPHTRYPPRDYSGHPRDFEGQHMERGRGRGFFPRMRGRGWNRGNYPGNNNNNSNGNPANINPQGRPPEEEWDPEYTPKSRKYYLRPTRAQQEKLHDDRDGEKTWVDNRGRGRASFAPRRGRFMYRKGGSSPKWAHDMFQNAEQPEMGDDNIEAEVKDGKNTDEGLKS; translated from the exons ATGGCGCCATACTCACCAACCCGCTCCAACTCCAGATCCAAGTCCAGGTCTAGATCTGTATCCAGGTCTCAATCTAGAAGCCGCTCTCGCTCAAGATCCAGAAAACGCCGTTACAG CTCTCGGTCTCGTTCCCGCTCTCGATCCCGCACTCCTATGTCCTACCGAAATTATCCCTCCCGGGACTATCAGAACAACCGTGGCTACAACAACCGCGGGTACAACCGTGGCTACCGAAGGCCGTTCCACTTTCGCGGAAGAAATCGAGGCTATTACCCTCGCGGTCACTATCAGAACAGGGGAGGCGGCGGCTATGGCTACAAGTCCAACTGGCaaggcggcggtggcggcggcggcggaggcggaGGCTGGCACGACCGCAAGCGTGACCAGGACAACCGCTCCCACAGCCCGCGGAGGGGGCGCTCACGCTCCCACACGCCGAACAAGCGCTCGCCCAGCCGCTCGCACTCCCGTCACTCGGACCGCTCGTCCTCCGAGCAGTCCCAGCGTTCCAGGGCCTCCAGCTCCTCCAGGTCGCGCTCCTCCACCCCGTGTCCCCGCAACAAGGGCAAACCCAGCTCCAAGATTACAAAGGAGAAGCAAGTAGAGAGTCAGGCGGAGAAGCCGTCAGGGGAAGGCAACGTCATCGAGAAGGCGTCAGGAGGTAAATGGATCGACTACGACACAGGCCGAGGCGGCTCCGAGGCGGCTCAGAAGGAAGAAGCTGCGGCGGGCGACGGTACCCCCAAGTCGGCACACGCAACCTCCTATGGCGGCTTCGGCTTCTTCTCCAAGGAGGATGCCAAATCTGGAGAAAAGATGGTGATCTCTGCTGCCTTCAAAAA GTTCTTGgctgaaaacaaaagcaaaaagcagGCAGGTGAAAAGGAGGATGGTAACGATAGCGAAAAGGGCAGCactgagagagagcaagagaaggGCATCAAGTCCGGAGACATCTTCAGCATCTCCGTTCCCTTTAATGACCCCAAGGAGGACAAGACCATGCCGTTCTTcgatgaagaagaggaggagttcCTCAAGTCTCACGGCTTGAAAGACAGGGACGGCGAGGAGGACGGTGCGGGCAAATCCAACCCCACACCTCGAGATATGTACGGGAAGTGGGGCGACGAGCCAACCTATTCCACCTCCTACCCGTTGCCCAAGGAGAAAAGTCGCAAAGATGAGGATGCGGAGACCTTGGATAAAATGGTGGAGGAGATGTATCAGAGCCGCAAGCACAGCAAGAAAGAGGAGAAGGCTaagaaaaaggagaagaaagagaaggagaaggagaaagaGAAGAACAAAAGGAGTCCGTCCCCGGCCGTGACGTCCAAAGGCAAGGACAAGCCGCTCTTCCCTGGGGCCTTCCCTCGCGACGATTCTCCCGCACGGCTGGCCTCATCCAGAGAGGACTTTGAACAGAGGATTGCTTCTTTGGAGGACATGCCAAG CTCCTCCATATCCAAGAATCGTCTCACGGCAAGAGATCTGGTGAATCCCAAGAAAGATTCGGAGTTCCGCTCAATCTTCCAGAATATTCAGTCCGCCCAGCTTCGCAGCAGCCCGGCCGAGCTGTTTGCGCAACACATAGTGTCTATTGTGCATTACATCAAAG CTCAGCACTTCACCTCCTCAGACATGACTTTAAGTGAGCGCTTCGCCATGTACCAAAGAAAAGCGGCAGAGGTAGAAATGAAGCCAAGGAAGAGCCCAGAAATCCACAG GAGAATTGATGTTTCCCCCAGTGCCTTTAAGAGGCACTCTCACCTGTTTGAGGATATGGACGAGGCAAGTTTCAAG GATTCAAGCAAAAAGTTCAAAGGGGACACGATGGACCTTCGCCTGGACATTGAAAGGCGTAAGAGGTTTGCCGGCAAGGACTACAGGCGCGAGGCAGGCCGGAGCCCCGGAGGCTCCCAAGAGAGATCCTCTGAGAAATCTGGGAAGCACCACAAGAAATCCAA gaaaggaaagaagaagCGCGATCGCTCGCCATCCTCGTCTTCGTCCTCGTCCTCTCCGTCCCCGTTCCCGGCCGCGCAGCCGCCTTTCCGCAAGGAGTACATGGGAGACGGGCCGGACCATTTTGAGGAGGGCTTCCCCCACACACGCTACCCTCCGCGGGACTACAGCGGCCACCCACGGGATTTTGAGGGCCAGCACATGGAAAGAGGCCGAGGCCGCGGATTC TTCCCCAGAATGAGAGGGCGAGGATGGAACAGGGGCAATTACccaggcaacaacaacaacaacagcaatggCAACCCTGCCAACATTAATCCTCAAGGGCGCCCCCCAGAGGAGGAATGGGATCCTGAGTACACACCCAAGAGCAGGAAGTATTACTTG AGGCCGACACGCGCGCAGCAGGAAAAGctg cACGATGACCGCGATGGCGAGAAAACCTGGGTGGACAACCGCGGGCGGGGCCGGGCGTCCTTTGCCCCCCGCCGGGGGCGTTTCATGTACCGCAAGGGAGGCAGCAGCCCCAAGTGGGCCCACGACATGTTCCAGAACGCGGAGCAGCCCGAGATGGGCGACGACAACATCGAGGCGGAGGTTAAAGATGGCAAGAATACTGACGAAGGCCTGAAATCCTAA
- the thrap3b gene encoding thyroid hormone receptor-associated protein 3b isoform X2, with product MAPYSPTRSNSRSKSRSRSVSRSQSRSRSRSRSRKRRYSSRSRSRSRSRTPMSYRNYPSRDYQNNRGYNNRGYNRGYRRPFHFRGRNRGYYPRGHYQNRGGGGYGYKSNWQGGGGGGGGGGGWHDRKRDQDNRSHSPRRGRSRSHTPNKRSPSRSHSRHSDRSSSEQSQRSRASSSSRSRSSTPCPRNKGKPSSKITKEKQVESQAEKPSGEGNVIEKASGGKWIDYDTGRGGSEAAQKEEAAAGDGTPKSAHATSYGGFGFFSKEDAKSGEKMVISAAFKKFLAENKSKKQAGEKEDGNDSEKGSTEREQEKGIKSGDIFSISVPFNDPKEDKTMPFFDEEEEEFLKSHGLKDRDGEEDGAGKSNPTPRDMYGKWGDEPTYSTSYPLPKEKSRKDEDAETLDKMVEEMYQSRKHSKKEEKAKKKEKKEKEKEKEKNKRSPSPAVTSKGKDKPLFPGAFPRDDSPARLASSREDFEQRIASLEDMPSSSISKNRLTARDLVNPKKDSEFRSIFQNIQSAQLRSSPAELFAQHIVSIVHYIKAQHFTSSDMTLSERFAMYQRKAAEVEMKPRKSPEIHRRIDVSPSAFKRHSHLFEDMDEDSSKKFKGDTMDLRLDIERRKRFAGKDYRREAGRSPGGSQERSSEKSGKHHKKSKKGKKKRDRSPSSSSSSSSPSPFPAAQPPFRKEYMGDGPDHFEEGFPHTRYPPRDYSGHPRDFEGQHMERGRGRGFFPRMRGRGWNRGNYPGNNNNNSNGNPANINPQGRPPEEEWDPEYTPKSRKYYLRPTRAQQEKLHDDRDGEKTWVDNRGRGRASFAPRRGRFMYRKGGSSPKWAHDMFQNAEQPEMGDDNIEAEVKDGKNTDEGLKS from the exons ATGGCGCCATACTCACCAACCCGCTCCAACTCCAGATCCAAGTCCAGGTCTAGATCTGTATCCAGGTCTCAATCTAGAAGCCGCTCTCGCTCAAGATCCAGAAAACGCCGTTACAG CTCTCGGTCTCGTTCCCGCTCTCGATCCCGCACTCCTATGTCCTACCGAAATTATCCCTCCCGGGACTATCAGAACAACCGTGGCTACAACAACCGCGGGTACAACCGTGGCTACCGAAGGCCGTTCCACTTTCGCGGAAGAAATCGAGGCTATTACCCTCGCGGTCACTATCAGAACAGGGGAGGCGGCGGCTATGGCTACAAGTCCAACTGGCaaggcggcggtggcggcggcggcggaggcggaGGCTGGCACGACCGCAAGCGTGACCAGGACAACCGCTCCCACAGCCCGCGGAGGGGGCGCTCACGCTCCCACACGCCGAACAAGCGCTCGCCCAGCCGCTCGCACTCCCGTCACTCGGACCGCTCGTCCTCCGAGCAGTCCCAGCGTTCCAGGGCCTCCAGCTCCTCCAGGTCGCGCTCCTCCACCCCGTGTCCCCGCAACAAGGGCAAACCCAGCTCCAAGATTACAAAGGAGAAGCAAGTAGAGAGTCAGGCGGAGAAGCCGTCAGGGGAAGGCAACGTCATCGAGAAGGCGTCAGGAGGTAAATGGATCGACTACGACACAGGCCGAGGCGGCTCCGAGGCGGCTCAGAAGGAAGAAGCTGCGGCGGGCGACGGTACCCCCAAGTCGGCACACGCAACCTCCTATGGCGGCTTCGGCTTCTTCTCCAAGGAGGATGCCAAATCTGGAGAAAAGATGGTGATCTCTGCTGCCTTCAAAAA GTTCTTGgctgaaaacaaaagcaaaaagcagGCAGGTGAAAAGGAGGATGGTAACGATAGCGAAAAGGGCAGCactgagagagagcaagagaaggGCATCAAGTCCGGAGACATCTTCAGCATCTCCGTTCCCTTTAATGACCCCAAGGAGGACAAGACCATGCCGTTCTTcgatgaagaagaggaggagttcCTCAAGTCTCACGGCTTGAAAGACAGGGACGGCGAGGAGGACGGTGCGGGCAAATCCAACCCCACACCTCGAGATATGTACGGGAAGTGGGGCGACGAGCCAACCTATTCCACCTCCTACCCGTTGCCCAAGGAGAAAAGTCGCAAAGATGAGGATGCGGAGACCTTGGATAAAATGGTGGAGGAGATGTATCAGAGCCGCAAGCACAGCAAGAAAGAGGAGAAGGCTaagaaaaaggagaagaaagagaaggagaaggagaaagaGAAGAACAAAAGGAGTCCGTCCCCGGCCGTGACGTCCAAAGGCAAGGACAAGCCGCTCTTCCCTGGGGCCTTCCCTCGCGACGATTCTCCCGCACGGCTGGCCTCATCCAGAGAGGACTTTGAACAGAGGATTGCTTCTTTGGAGGACATGCCAAG CTCCTCCATATCCAAGAATCGTCTCACGGCAAGAGATCTGGTGAATCCCAAGAAAGATTCGGAGTTCCGCTCAATCTTCCAGAATATTCAGTCCGCCCAGCTTCGCAGCAGCCCGGCCGAGCTGTTTGCGCAACACATAGTGTCTATTGTGCATTACATCAAAG CTCAGCACTTCACCTCCTCAGACATGACTTTAAGTGAGCGCTTCGCCATGTACCAAAGAAAAGCGGCAGAGGTAGAAATGAAGCCAAGGAAGAGCCCAGAAATCCACAG GAGAATTGATGTTTCCCCCAGTGCCTTTAAGAGGCACTCTCACCTGTTTGAGGATATGGACGAG GATTCAAGCAAAAAGTTCAAAGGGGACACGATGGACCTTCGCCTGGACATTGAAAGGCGTAAGAGGTTTGCCGGCAAGGACTACAGGCGCGAGGCAGGCCGGAGCCCCGGAGGCTCCCAAGAGAGATCCTCTGAGAAATCTGGGAAGCACCACAAGAAATCCAA gaaaggaaagaagaagCGCGATCGCTCGCCATCCTCGTCTTCGTCCTCGTCCTCTCCGTCCCCGTTCCCGGCCGCGCAGCCGCCTTTCCGCAAGGAGTACATGGGAGACGGGCCGGACCATTTTGAGGAGGGCTTCCCCCACACACGCTACCCTCCGCGGGACTACAGCGGCCACCCACGGGATTTTGAGGGCCAGCACATGGAAAGAGGCCGAGGCCGCGGATTC TTCCCCAGAATGAGAGGGCGAGGATGGAACAGGGGCAATTACccaggcaacaacaacaacaacagcaatggCAACCCTGCCAACATTAATCCTCAAGGGCGCCCCCCAGAGGAGGAATGGGATCCTGAGTACACACCCAAGAGCAGGAAGTATTACTTG AGGCCGACACGCGCGCAGCAGGAAAAGctg cACGATGACCGCGATGGCGAGAAAACCTGGGTGGACAACCGCGGGCGGGGCCGGGCGTCCTTTGCCCCCCGCCGGGGGCGTTTCATGTACCGCAAGGGAGGCAGCAGCCCCAAGTGGGCCCACGACATGTTCCAGAACGCGGAGCAGCCCGAGATGGGCGACGACAACATCGAGGCGGAGGTTAAAGATGGCAAGAATACTGACGAAGGCCTGAAATCCTAA
- the eva1bb gene encoding eva-1 homolog Bb — MEPIRKDMELLSNSMATYAHIKANPESFALYFMMGVCFGLLMALCLLVAGITCRSRRRISRPAPSPERRQLKESTSEEEEEAEDESIAEEEEERSGKMTLVPMDERSTQSNGTLKSVDVFASVEELEKARRLEERERIVREIWRNGQPDILATGTGTIGRVHYH; from the exons ATGGAGCCTATTAGGAAAGACATGGAGCTGCTCAGTAACAGCATGGCAACGTACGCTCACATCAAAG CAAACCCGGAGAGCTTCGCCCTCTACTTCATGATGGGCGTTTGTTTCGGCCTGCTCATGGCGTTGTGCCTCCTGGTTGCCGGCATCACCTGCAGGTCACGCCGCCGCATCAGCAGGCCAGCTCCGTCCCCAGAGAGGAGGCAGCTGAAGGAGTCCACCagcgaagaggaggaggaggcggaggatgAGAGCATagcggaggaagaggaggaaaggAGCGGCAAAATGACTCTCGTGCCGATGGACGAGCGAAGCACGCAGTCCAACGGCACCCTGAAGAGCGTTGACGTGTTCGCCTCGGTCGAGGAGCTGGAGAAGGCCCGACGTCTGGAGGAGAGGGAGCGCATCGTCAGGGAGATATGGAGGAATGGGCAGCCCGACATCCTGGCCACTGGGACCGGAACTATCGGACGGGTTCATTACCACTAG